In Methanosarcina barkeri MS, a single window of DNA contains:
- a CDS encoding DUF3160 domain-containing protein has protein sequence MRTLIIICLLIVSLISGSGCIDSSSEPVNETSPVNETNFEGETGNQTSSFNSTEEDVSIENSSEKTNNTLKLEGQSSFSKYYNKENLQFEAAVPTYSLPLQDSEIANYYQFTQKIPLTDENRDLLYKNGFIVIENGTSENPLTVGQTLVNETYKDLKVADIPVFITSDSLLHLYHIQFDETLKRVEAEEFYDDLWKLDKALLEASVEDYNSTSGVEKEAARRNVAYFAVALSLLEPKPEQIQKEEEDAYGSVDMSLLPEDIAKQYQFEIPEFVNDDVESELTLIESHEGFAISPIFKYQEDYSQYVPRGHYINSEVSQYGPKGHYTNSEILKNYFKVMMWHGRISMLLQSDMINSEDTEDEAKIQTIQALLISDHFDKEKNLQTIWNRIYSVTAFYVGFSDDLGPYEYAKALNTVFGNDRNGVRFDNESLTALKTELEKYESPKIYGGTGKIIQAGSETENETLEATKGFRFMGQRYTPDSYILRKLHPPALNIMDLLGSERAKEHLKNQGISENEEYEKAHASLENEFGAFDEEDWNKNLYWAQLYALKSLLVNYPEGYPTFMQTEAWEDKQLNTALASWTELRHDTILYAKQMYFTGAPYNPEEKPVQGYVEPVPEFYARMLALTKMAHNGLAEMKVLDEQSDKDFTILENTLEKLLEISIKELENKELTEEEYEFIRNFDQNISPMLENVDIMSQRSILVADVYTSPDGVLEEGTGKLNLIVVAYKQPDGRIVLGAGPVMSYYEFWQPSGQRLTDEEWRDMLKNNPPERPEWGESFKV, from the coding sequence ATGAGGACATTGATAATTATCTGCTTGCTTATAGTATCACTGATATCTGGATCAGGTTGCATTGACAGTAGCAGTGAGCCAGTTAATGAAACAAGTCCAGTTAATGAAACAAACTTTGAGGGCGAAACAGGCAATCAGACTAGTTCATTTAATTCCACCGAAGAAGACGTTTCTATAGAGAACTCTTCTGAAAAGACCAATAATACTCTTAAACTTGAAGGGCAAAGCTCCTTTTCCAAATATTACAATAAAGAAAATCTACAGTTCGAGGCGGCAGTTCCCACTTATTCTTTACCTCTACAGGATTCCGAAATTGCAAATTATTATCAGTTTACCCAAAAGATTCCCCTGACGGACGAAAACAGGGATTTGCTATACAAAAACGGTTTTATTGTAATCGAAAATGGAACTTCTGAAAACCCACTTACAGTAGGGCAGACTCTGGTAAATGAAACTTACAAAGATCTGAAAGTGGCTGATATTCCTGTTTTCATCACATCGGATTCTCTTCTTCATCTTTATCACATCCAGTTTGATGAGACGCTAAAAAGGGTAGAAGCTGAGGAATTTTACGACGACCTGTGGAAACTTGACAAAGCTCTCCTTGAAGCCTCTGTAGAGGATTATAACAGCACTTCAGGGGTAGAAAAAGAAGCTGCAAGAAGAAATGTTGCATACTTTGCAGTTGCTTTGAGCCTTTTAGAACCGAAACCTGAGCAGATACAGAAAGAGGAAGAAGATGCCTACGGTTCTGTGGATATGTCCCTTCTTCCTGAAGATATAGCAAAGCAGTATCAGTTCGAGATTCCGGAGTTTGTAAATGATGATGTCGAATCTGAATTAACTCTTATCGAATCTCACGAAGGCTTTGCGATTTCTCCGATTTTCAAATATCAGGAAGACTATTCTCAGTACGTGCCCAGAGGACATTACATTAACTCGGAGGTCTCTCAGTATGGGCCCAAAGGACACTACACTAATTCAGAAATATTGAAGAACTACTTCAAAGTCATGATGTGGCACGGTAGAATAAGTATGCTCCTTCAGTCAGACATGATTAATTCAGAAGATACAGAAGATGAAGCGAAAATTCAGACCATACAGGCTCTTTTAATTTCTGACCATTTTGATAAGGAGAAAAACCTCCAGACTATATGGAATAGAATTTATAGTGTGACGGCGTTCTATGTTGGTTTTTCCGACGACCTTGGACCTTATGAATATGCAAAAGCTCTAAACACTGTTTTTGGGAATGATAGAAACGGAGTACGTTTCGACAACGAAAGTCTTACAGCACTAAAAACCGAACTTGAAAAATATGAAAGCCCCAAAATCTACGGCGGAACAGGGAAAATAATTCAGGCAGGCTCTGAAACTGAAAACGAAACTCTTGAGGCTACAAAAGGATTCAGGTTCATGGGTCAGCGCTACACTCCAGATTCCTATATCCTCCGGAAACTCCATCCTCCTGCCCTGAACATTATGGATCTCCTTGGCTCTGAACGAGCAAAAGAACACCTAAAGAACCAAGGTATTTCCGAAAACGAAGAATACGAGAAAGCTCACGCATCTCTGGAAAATGAATTTGGAGCTTTTGATGAAGAGGACTGGAACAAAAATCTCTACTGGGCTCAACTGTACGCTCTAAAGTCTCTTCTTGTAAACTATCCTGAGGGCTATCCCACTTTCATGCAGACTGAAGCCTGGGAAGATAAACAGCTTAACACAGCCCTTGCTTCCTGGACTGAGCTCAGGCATGATACTATTCTCTATGCAAAGCAGATGTACTTTACAGGTGCACCCTATAACCCAGAAGAAAAGCCTGTTCAGGGATATGTAGAGCCAGTGCCTGAATTCTATGCAAGGATGCTTGCCCTTACAAAAATGGCACATAACGGGCTGGCTGAAATGAAAGTCCTTGATGAGCAGTCGGATAAAGATTTTACAATTCTTGAAAACACTCTTGAAAAACTACTGGAAATCTCGATTAAAGAGCTTGAAAATAAAGAGTTGACAGAAGAAGAGTATGAGTTCATCAGGAATTTTGATCAAAACATCTCTCCAATGCTTGAGAATGTGGATATAATGTCTCAGAGATCCATTCTGGTTGCGGATGTCTATACTTCCCCTGATGGAGTTCTGGAAGAAGGAACCGGAAAACTGAATCTGATAGTAGTAGCCTATAAACAGCCCGATGGCAGGATTGTGCTGGGAGCAGGCCCTGTAATGAGCTATTATGAGTTCTGGCAGCCCTCAGGACAGAGGTTGACAGATGAAGAATGGAGAGATATGCTGAAAAATAACCCTCCTGAAAGGCCGGAATGGGGTGAGTCTTTTAAGGTGTAA
- the aroC gene encoding chorismate synthase, protein MAGNVFGQMFRITTWGESHGRAVGVVVDGVPAGLPFSEADIQKELDRRRPGQSEVSTPRHEADKVEILSGIFEGMSTGTPVSMLVWNSDARSSAYDAIKDTPRPGHADFTYMARYGMRDHRGGGRSSARETIGRVAGGALAKLLLSRFGIQIVGHVLELGAIRAKPLSFEEILENVEKTPVRCADLEVAEKMLEKVAALRQEGDSIGGIVELIIRGVPAGLGEPVFDRLDADLAKALMSIPAVKGFEIGVGFEAARLRGSEMNDPFRIEEGKITTLSNNAGGILGGISTGLDIVCRAAVKPTPSIGKVQQTVDLKTLENTEIAIKGRHDPTIPPRMVPVAEAMVALVIADHMLRSGFINPRTLLE, encoded by the coding sequence ATGGCTGGAAACGTTTTCGGGCAGATGTTTCGAATTACTACCTGGGGTGAATCCCACGGCAGGGCTGTAGGTGTTGTAGTAGACGGAGTGCCTGCAGGGCTTCCTTTCTCCGAGGCTGATATTCAAAAAGAACTGGACAGGAGGCGCCCGGGGCAGAGCGAGGTTTCAACTCCGCGGCATGAGGCTGATAAAGTGGAAATTCTTTCGGGAATTTTTGAAGGAATGAGTACAGGCACTCCTGTTTCTATGCTTGTCTGGAACTCGGATGCCAGGTCTTCGGCTTATGATGCCATTAAAGACACTCCAAGGCCCGGGCATGCTGATTTTACCTATATGGCTCGCTATGGAATGAGAGACCACCGTGGTGGAGGCAGGTCTTCAGCCCGGGAAACAATAGGCAGGGTCGCAGGCGGAGCCCTTGCAAAACTCCTGCTTTCAAGGTTCGGAATACAAATTGTTGGACATGTGCTTGAACTAGGAGCCATCCGCGCAAAACCTCTTTCTTTTGAAGAAATTCTTGAAAATGTAGAAAAAACCCCTGTGCGCTGTGCCGATCTTGAGGTTGCTGAAAAAATGCTTGAGAAAGTTGCGGCCCTTCGGCAGGAAGGAGACAGTATCGGAGGCATTGTCGAGCTTATTATAAGAGGTGTGCCTGCTGGCCTTGGAGAGCCTGTCTTTGACCGACTGGATGCAGACCTCGCAAAAGCTCTGATGAGTATTCCTGCCGTCAAAGGCTTTGAAATTGGAGTCGGATTTGAAGCTGCTCGCCTGCGCGGTAGTGAAATGAACGATCCTTTCCGAATAGAGGAAGGAAAAATAACCACTTTAAGCAATAACGCAGGTGGGATTCTTGGAGGTATTTCAACCGGACTGGACATTGTCTGCAGGGCAGCAGTAAAGCCAACCCCGTCCATAGGAAAAGTTCAGCAGACAGTTGACCTCAAAACCCTGGAAAATACTGAAATTGCAATAAAAGGCCGGCATGATCCCACAATTCCTCCACGTATGGTTCCGGTTGCCGAAGCTATGGTTGCCCTTGTGATTGCTGATCATATGCTCAGGAGCGGGTTTATTAATCCGAGAACTCTGCTGGAATGA
- the ribB gene encoding 3,4-dihydroxy-2-butanone-4-phosphate synthase, with translation MSGSTVYESLTYKNENINRALEALKAGKMIQIYDSDSREGETDLVIPAKAVTFKDVKWMRKDAGGLICVAVDPIASKQLKLPFMAELVREASKTSDVLGEIAEKEGDLKYDAHSSFSLWVNHRDTRTGIPDNERALTIRKIGEITEKKLFGDAIHFGDEFRTPGHVALLRAAEGLLDERKGQTELSVALARMAGITPAMVVCEMLDDNNGKARSKEDSKEYGKEHGLVFLEGQEIVEAYMMWAGSK, from the coding sequence ATGAGTGGAAGTACGGTTTACGAAAGTCTTACATACAAAAATGAGAATATCAACCGGGCGCTGGAAGCCCTTAAAGCCGGAAAAATGATCCAAATTTACGATTCGGACTCAAGGGAAGGAGAAACTGATCTCGTAATTCCTGCAAAAGCGGTCACTTTCAAAGACGTGAAATGGATGCGAAAAGATGCGGGTGGCCTTATTTGTGTGGCGGTTGACCCGATTGCATCAAAACAGCTCAAACTGCCTTTTATGGCTGAACTTGTCCGGGAAGCCAGTAAAACCAGTGATGTGCTTGGGGAAATCGCAGAGAAAGAAGGCGATCTTAAATATGATGCTCATTCTTCCTTTTCTCTCTGGGTCAATCACAGGGACACAAGAACAGGCATTCCTGATAACGAAAGAGCCCTCACTATCCGAAAAATAGGAGAAATTACGGAAAAAAAGCTATTCGGAGATGCAATTCATTTTGGAGATGAATTCAGAACCCCTGGGCATGTTGCACTGCTAAGGGCTGCTGAAGGACTTCTGGACGAGCGTAAAGGTCAGACTGAACTTTCAGTTGCTCTTGCCCGTATGGCAGGCATTACCCCTGCGATGGTAGTCTGCGAGATGCTTGACGATAATAATGGGAAAGCTCGCTCTAAAGAAGACTCAAAAGAGTATGGCAAAGAACACGGGCTGGTATTCCTGGAAGGGCAGGAAATAGTCGAAGCTTATATGATGTGGGCAGGCTCGAAATAA
- a CDS encoding winged helix-turn-helix domain-containing protein/riboflavin kinase, translating to MPDIEYLKKLALIGAINKIIKLSSSEFQKHTGESSKTTARKLKQLEEEGLIERKIVPGGQLIKMTEKGIEVLKNEYVDYSRIFSPELDILELEGKVLKGLGEGQYYVNIPGYRKQFEEKLHFVPFPGTLNVQLSESSSPLRNLLLETPAIRVEGFNDGERTFGGGKCYPVVVGGIEAAVVVPERTHYPSDLIEIIAPVKLRDALKLNDGDRVVVTLKKQGTENQK from the coding sequence GTGCCTGACATTGAATACCTGAAAAAACTCGCACTTATAGGAGCAATAAATAAAATCATCAAGCTCTCATCGAGCGAGTTTCAAAAGCATACTGGGGAAAGCTCCAAAACCACGGCAAGAAAGCTAAAGCAGCTGGAAGAGGAGGGGCTGATCGAAAGGAAGATCGTTCCCGGTGGCCAGTTGATAAAAATGACAGAAAAAGGAATTGAAGTTCTTAAGAACGAATACGTCGATTACAGCAGGATTTTTTCTCCAGAACTCGATATTCTCGAACTTGAAGGAAAGGTGCTCAAGGGGCTAGGTGAAGGCCAGTATTATGTAAATATACCCGGATACCGGAAGCAATTTGAAGAAAAGTTGCATTTTGTACCTTTTCCCGGGACTCTGAACGTACAGCTTTCAGAAAGCAGTTCGCCTCTTCGAAACCTTTTACTTGAAACGCCGGCTATCCGGGTTGAAGGTTTCAATGACGGAGAACGTACATTCGGAGGCGGAAAATGCTATCCAGTTGTCGTTGGCGGTATAGAAGCTGCTGTAGTCGTTCCTGAAAGAACGCACTACCCATCGGATTTAATTGAGATTATCGCGCCTGTAAAGTTAAGAGACGCCCTGAAATTGAACGATGGGGATAGAGTTGTGGTAACGTTAAAAAAACAGGGTACGGAGAACCAGAAATGA
- a CDS encoding pyridoxamine 5'-phosphate oxidase family protein has product MVKLDEKMKTAFSKVKIFPVATASKDGIPNVVPIGFCQLVDDETIWISDNFMSKSLANLKENPNVAVYVWGPDTGGCFQIKGKAEIISSGDKFEKMKAIVHAAKPGLPAKNLIEVKITEVFQCAPGPDAGKKLL; this is encoded by the coding sequence ATGGTAAAATTAGATGAAAAGATGAAAACCGCTTTTTCAAAGGTGAAGATCTTTCCTGTAGCTACGGCCTCAAAGGATGGAATTCCAAACGTAGTACCTATAGGATTCTGCCAGCTTGTAGATGATGAAACAATCTGGATATCAGATAACTTCATGTCTAAATCCCTAGCAAACCTTAAGGAAAATCCAAATGTAGCAGTCTATGTATGGGGACCAGACACTGGTGGCTGCTTCCAGATAAAAGGTAAAGCTGAAATTATTAGTTCCGGAGACAAATTTGAAAAAATGAAAGCAATCGTGCATGCGGCAAAACCCGGACTTCCTGCAAAGAACCTCATAGAAGTAAAGATTACCGAGGTTTTCCAGTGTGCTCCCGGCCCAGACGCAGGAAAGAAATTGCTCTGA